The following proteins come from a genomic window of Eisenibacter elegans DSM 3317:
- a CDS encoding ABC transporter permease: MFRSKQANTAEEEHHSPNYYIRKRFFSNPPAVIGMGIVFLLGVVALLGYSIMPDQTPNAVDGSIEIKTQPPGFKVTLLRERVDLREFEKRGFFSKMIWGQPSNYKPYPITSYRVDEQNLVVYYTLFDHGNIEDSKPIIDLIEDLALNEDNAEPIYKVEGDIVTYKTHEDGEVKTRTRKEVIDQFYRDCLREKTYLLGTDSQGRDLLSRLILGLRISFSIGFVSVIIALLVGVTLGSIAGFFGGWVDSIVMWFMSVVWSIPGIVLVIAISLALNSKGIWVAFVAVGLTTWVEIARLVRGQIMEIKQKLFVEAARALGFTNLHIIYLHILPNIIGPLIVVATSNFASAILIEAGLSFLGLGVQPPTPSWGSMVNDGFKTVTSYPYLVLFPSICISLMVLAFNLFGNGLRDAYDPKGTAK, from the coding sequence ATGTTTAGAAGCAAACAAGCCAATACAGCCGAAGAAGAGCATCACTCCCCCAACTACTACATCCGTAAACGTTTTTTTTCTAACCCACCAGCAGTCATCGGGATGGGGATAGTATTCTTATTGGGAGTAGTGGCCTTGTTGGGCTATAGTATTATGCCCGACCAAACCCCCAACGCTGTAGATGGCTCTATCGAAATCAAAACCCAACCACCAGGGTTCAAAGTAACTTTATTGCGCGAACGAGTAGACTTGAGGGAGTTCGAAAAACGAGGGTTTTTCAGCAAAATGATTTGGGGGCAGCCAAGCAATTACAAACCCTATCCCATTACCTCTTACCGGGTTGATGAGCAAAACTTGGTTGTGTATTATACCTTGTTTGACCACGGCAACATCGAAGATTCCAAGCCCATCATAGACCTTATCGAGGACTTAGCCCTTAACGAAGATAATGCCGAACCTATCTATAAGGTAGAAGGCGATATCGTAACCTACAAAACCCACGAAGACGGAGAGGTCAAAACACGTACCCGCAAAGAAGTCATCGACCAATTTTATCGAGATTGCCTTCGCGAAAAAACATACCTCCTCGGCACAGACTCCCAAGGACGCGACTTGCTCAGCCGGCTGATTCTGGGGCTACGGATCTCTTTTAGTATCGGCTTTGTCTCGGTGATTATTGCCTTGTTGGTAGGTGTTACATTAGGCTCTATCGCTGGCTTCTTTGGCGGTTGGGTCGACTCGATAGTGATGTGGTTTATGTCGGTAGTCTGGTCTATCCCCGGTATTGTCTTGGTAATAGCCATCAGCCTAGCGCTCAATAGTAAGGGCATTTGGGTGGCCTTTGTTGCTGTAGGCTTGACTACTTGGGTCGAAATCGCCCGTTTGGTGCGGGGGCAAATTATGGAAATCAAGCAAAAGTTGTTTGTGGAGGCAGCGCGCGCATTGGGCTTTACCAACCTCCACATCATCTATTTGCATATATTGCCCAATATCATTGGACCTCTGATAGTGGTGGCCACCTCTAACTTTGCCTCGGCTATCTTGATAGAGGCCGGCCTGAGCTTCTTGGGCTTAGGGGTACAGCCCCCAACTCCCTCGTGGGGCTCGATGGTCAATGATGGCTTCAAAACAGTAACCTCATATCCCTACTTGGTACTCTTTCCGAGTATCTGTATTAGCTTGATGGTATTGGCTTTTAATTTGTTCGGGAATGGCTTACGAGATGCATATGACCCCAAAGGTACAGCAAAATAG
- a CDS encoding rod shape-determining protein gives MGLRDLFLGEIAIDLGTANTLIIHKDKIVVDEPSIIAIDRVTNKVLAIGKKAMMMHEKTHENIKTIRPLKDGVIADFTAAEQMIRGMIKMLQQGSNRLFTPSYRMIVCIPSGITEVEKRAVKDSCEHTGAREVYMIHEPIAAAIGIGINIEEPIGSMIVDIGGGTTEIAVIALSGIVCEQSIKIAGDVFTRDIVDYMRRQHNILIGERTAEQIKIEVGSALSELDNPPADFDAKGRDLMTGIPKTIKVSYPEIAFSLDKSISKIEDAILKTLEMSPPELSADIYSKGIYLTGGGALLRGLQQRLALKTKLPIHIADDPLRAVVRGTGIALKNLEMFKSVLIT, from the coding sequence ATGGGACTAAGAGATTTATTTTTGGGGGAAATAGCCATTGACCTCGGCACCGCCAACACCCTCATTATCCACAAGGATAAAATTGTCGTGGATGAGCCTTCTATCATCGCTATCGACCGTGTAACCAACAAGGTATTGGCCATCGGCAAAAAGGCGATGATGATGCACGAAAAAACACACGAAAATATCAAGACTATCCGCCCACTGAAAGACGGGGTTATTGCCGACTTTACAGCCGCCGAGCAGATGATTCGTGGGATGATCAAGATGCTCCAACAAGGCAGCAATCGATTATTTACCCCCTCATACCGTATGATTGTCTGTATTCCTTCGGGCATTACAGAGGTAGAAAAACGCGCCGTAAAAGACTCTTGTGAGCACACAGGCGCTCGTGAGGTATATATGATTCACGAACCTATCGCTGCGGCCATCGGTATCGGCATCAATATCGAAGAGCCTATCGGGTCGATGATTGTAGATATCGGTGGGGGTACTACCGAGATTGCCGTGATTGCCCTATCGGGGATTGTCTGTGAGCAGTCTATCAAGATTGCCGGCGATGTGTTTACGCGCGATATTGTAGATTATATGCGCCGCCAACACAATATCTTGATTGGGGAGCGTACCGCAGAGCAAATCAAGATAGAGGTAGGCTCGGCCTTGTCAGAATTGGATAATCCGCCGGCAGATTTTGATGCCAAAGGGCGTGACTTGATGACGGGTATCCCGAAGACAATCAAGGTCAGCTATCCTGAAATTGCCTTCTCGCTAGATAAGTCTATTTCTAAGATTGAAGACGCTATTTTGAAGACGCTCGAAATGTCTCCACCGGAGCTTTCTGCTGATATCTACAGCAAAGGGATTTACCTCACCGGCGGTGGGGCGCTCTTGCGTGGGCTACAACAGCGCTTGGCCCTCAAAACCAAGTTACCAATCCATATTGCCGATGACCCCCTCCGCGCCGTAGTACGTGGAACAGGGATTGCCCTCAAAAATCTGGAGATGTTTAAGTCTGTGTTGATTACCTAG
- a CDS encoding alpha/beta fold hydrolase, protein MNCISRKDIQFCYQTYGSGQKKLIAFHGVGQEATVFAAWGEAFEQRYTIYAFDVFFHGKSFWNCPKTYLSTDCWQSLIEAWQAKVGTETFEVLGFSMGCRLAVATAVLFPQQVKACYLIAPEGLPPRWVYRLATGSWLGRGLFLSLMRAQWPWLLLGRWATYRTKRQRKFWLFIRELTQKPAQRLQIYHTWLLLRRFGGWLNPLATQAAQGAMSVYICEGSRDKLVRPRDLRRLRRALPEAVYLRFRVGHAPLLAASLKYFTQQGLPPHKASEASQRQP, encoded by the coding sequence ATGAACTGTATCTCACGGAAAGATATACAATTTTGTTACCAAACCTACGGTAGCGGTCAAAAAAAACTTATTGCTTTTCACGGAGTGGGGCAAGAAGCTACAGTGTTTGCCGCATGGGGAGAGGCTTTTGAGCAAAGATATACGATTTATGCGTTTGATGTATTTTTTCACGGAAAAAGTTTTTGGAATTGCCCAAAAACTTACTTAAGTACTGATTGTTGGCAATCACTCATCGAAGCTTGGCAAGCGAAGGTGGGCACAGAGACGTTTGAGGTCTTGGGCTTTAGTATGGGTTGCCGTTTGGCGGTAGCTACGGCAGTATTATTTCCTCAGCAGGTCAAGGCCTGCTACCTGATTGCGCCAGAAGGGCTGCCTCCTAGGTGGGTTTATCGTTTGGCTACTGGCTCTTGGTTGGGCAGGGGCTTATTTCTGAGTCTGATGCGGGCGCAGTGGCCTTGGCTACTCCTAGGGCGTTGGGCAACCTACCGCACTAAGAGACAACGTAAATTTTGGCTTTTTATTAGAGAACTTACACAAAAGCCTGCGCAGCGTTTACAGATATATCATACTTGGCTGCTGTTGCGTCGTTTTGGGGGATGGCTAAACCCGCTGGCCACACAAGCGGCTCAGGGGGCGATGTCGGTCTATATTTGTGAGGGTAGCCGCGACAAGCTAGTGCGCCCCCGCGACTTGCGCCGCTTGCGCCGCGCCCTGCCTGAGGCAGTATATCTTCGTTTTCGGGTGGGGCACGCCCCACTATTGGCCGCTAGCTTGAAGTACTTCACCCAACAAGGGCTACCGCCCCACAAGGCTAGTGAGGCATCTCAACGGCAGCCGTAG
- a CDS encoding SiaC family regulatory phosphoprotein — protein MENLFVKETASTPEITFSAQRAFLQIKGVSLPEDSEAFYRVLFDFLKQNQGELAKSGMTVSFMFLYINTSTTAIISQLLQLFEKIQDPVYPIHVKWYYEEDDDDMYDLGLDFKAFTKVSFEMIPTDDLS, from the coding sequence GTGGAAAACTTATTTGTCAAAGAAACTGCCTCCACTCCCGAAATCACTTTTAGCGCCCAACGTGCTTTTTTGCAAATCAAGGGAGTGTCGTTGCCCGAAGACAGTGAGGCTTTTTATCGGGTATTGTTCGATTTTTTGAAGCAAAACCAAGGTGAGCTGGCCAAATCTGGGATGACAGTCTCGTTCATGTTTTTGTATATCAACACCAGTACTACGGCCATTATCTCACAATTGCTACAACTATTTGAGAAAATCCAAGACCCTGTTTATCCTATTCACGTAAAATGGTACTACGAAGAAGATGACGATGATATGTATGACCTCGGGCTGGATTTCAAGGCCTTCACCAAAGTGAGCTTTGAGATGATTCCTACCGATGATTTGTCCTAA
- the purH gene encoding bifunctional phosphoribosylaminoimidazolecarboxamide formyltransferase/IMP cyclohydrolase — protein sequence MQHKKINSALISVYHKEGLEQIIRLLHAQGVTLYSTGGTQTYIESLQIPVQAVEAQTGYPSVFGGRVKTLHPKIFGGILYRREEANDQAEAAQYDIPALDLVIVDLYPFEQTVASGADEAAIIEKIDIGGISLIRAAAKNFRDVLIVASQAQYQALYEVLQANGGATDLATRQRFATFAFDVSSHYDSAIFNYFNQQTKASASFKASYPQARSLRYGENPHQRGVFYGALEEIFEQLNGKELSYNNLVDVDAAVALVEEFDTTAYAIIKHTNACGMSLGNTPKEAYLRALAADPVSAFGGVIATNRPVDMEVAQELNSLFFEVLIAPDFAPEALALLSGKKNRILLRQKQALPQGTQVKTLLNGLLWQDKDQRSELAQDLQVVTTTAPTADQTEDLLFAAKIAKHTKSNTIVLAKDQQMLASGVGQTSRVDALKQALAKAESFGFNTQGAAMASDAFFPFPDCVEIAAAAGIKAIVQPGGSVKDQASIDACNERGVAMVFTGIRHFKH from the coding sequence ATGCAACACAAAAAAATAAACTCGGCGCTCATCTCCGTATATCACAAAGAGGGGCTGGAACAAATCATCCGTTTACTACACGCACAAGGCGTAACGTTATACTCTACCGGCGGTACACAGACGTACATCGAATCGCTGCAAATACCCGTACAAGCAGTAGAAGCCCAAACAGGCTATCCCTCTGTTTTTGGGGGGCGTGTCAAAACGCTACACCCCAAAATTTTTGGCGGAATCCTGTATCGTCGCGAAGAAGCCAACGACCAAGCCGAAGCCGCTCAATATGACATTCCGGCGCTTGACTTGGTGATTGTAGACCTCTATCCTTTTGAGCAAACCGTAGCCTCGGGAGCTGATGAAGCAGCCATTATCGAGAAAATTGATATTGGCGGTATATCGCTCATTCGTGCGGCAGCCAAAAACTTTCGCGATGTGCTCATTGTTGCCTCACAGGCGCAGTACCAAGCGCTCTACGAAGTACTTCAGGCCAATGGCGGAGCCACTGATTTGGCCACACGCCAACGCTTTGCCACTTTTGCCTTCGACGTATCGTCGCATTATGATTCGGCTATTTTCAATTATTTCAACCAACAAACCAAGGCCAGCGCCAGCTTCAAAGCCAGTTACCCTCAGGCGCGCAGCCTACGCTATGGCGAAAACCCTCACCAACGTGGGGTGTTTTATGGTGCGCTGGAAGAGATTTTTGAGCAGCTCAACGGTAAAGAACTATCTTACAACAACTTGGTAGATGTGGACGCAGCCGTGGCCTTGGTCGAAGAGTTTGACACGACAGCCTATGCCATCATCAAACACACCAACGCCTGTGGGATGTCCTTGGGCAACACTCCCAAAGAAGCCTATTTACGCGCTCTTGCCGCAGACCCTGTATCGGCTTTTGGTGGCGTAATCGCTACCAACCGCCCTGTAGATATGGAGGTGGCACAAGAATTGAACAGCTTGTTTTTTGAAGTGTTGATAGCACCGGATTTTGCCCCCGAAGCCCTAGCGCTACTCAGTGGGAAGAAAAACCGGATATTGCTTCGCCAAAAACAAGCCTTACCCCAAGGCACACAGGTAAAAACCTTGCTCAATGGCTTACTATGGCAAGACAAAGACCAACGCAGCGAACTGGCTCAGGACTTACAGGTAGTTACGACCACAGCTCCTACTGCCGACCAAACCGAAGACCTGCTCTTTGCCGCCAAAATAGCCAAACACACCAAGTCAAACACCATCGTATTGGCCAAAGACCAGCAGATGCTGGCCAGCGGTGTAGGGCAAACCTCACGCGTAGATGCGCTCAAGCAAGCGCTAGCCAAGGCCGAAAGCTTCGGCTTCAATACCCAAGGCGCGGCGATGGCTTCGGATGCCTTTTTCCCTTTCCCCGACTGTGTCGAGATTGCCGCCGCCGCCGGCATCAAGGCAATTGTTCAGCCTGGAGGCTCTGTCAAAGATCAGGCCTCGATAGATGCCTGTAACGAACGCGGAGTAGCGATGGTATTTACCGGTATACGGCATTTTAAGCACTAA
- a CDS encoding TerC family protein — MSINEFLFFSTFLLFVTAMLVLDLGVLNRKQHVISFKEAGIWSAVWISLALGFYTVLYFHGHIIHDIDSYEKLTQIIERYHDDDEVKISPQTFESSLQNYRSNLALEFLTGYLLEYSLSADNIFVIIMIFASFGVRELYFKKVLFWGILGAIIMRFTFIFAGSALIQKAHWILYLFGVFLLFSGAKMLFNKGDDTIDPQNHKIVKLVSRYFAVFPRYVGERFFILRNGKTMITPLFVVLIIIEFTDLVFAIDSVPAVFAVTKDPYIVFFSNIFAILGLRSMFFFLSNIMHIFHYLKTGLSFLLMFIGFKMIAYDYVLKPIGFKTYHSLIIILGILATSIILSLVFPPKKVQLPVASVPSEEEVRP; from the coding sequence ATGAGTATCAACGAGTTTTTGTTTTTTTCGACATTCCTGCTTTTTGTAACGGCGATGCTCGTCCTAGATTTGGGCGTGCTCAACCGCAAGCAGCACGTAATTTCCTTTAAAGAAGCCGGTATCTGGAGCGCCGTATGGATTAGTTTGGCCTTAGGCTTTTATACTGTACTTTATTTCCACGGGCATATCATCCACGATATAGACAGTTATGAAAAACTGACCCAAATTATCGAGCGTTACCACGACGATGATGAGGTGAAAATCAGCCCTCAAACATTTGAAAGCAGCCTCCAAAACTATCGTAGTAACCTAGCACTTGAGTTTTTGACGGGCTACCTACTGGAGTACTCTCTTTCTGCTGATAATATCTTTGTGATCATTATGATTTTTGCCTCCTTTGGTGTGCGGGAGCTATATTTCAAGAAAGTCTTGTTTTGGGGGATTTTGGGAGCAATTATTATGCGCTTTACCTTCATCTTTGCCGGCTCGGCGCTTATCCAAAAGGCGCACTGGATACTGTACCTTTTTGGAGTGTTCTTGCTCTTTTCGGGGGCAAAAATGCTGTTCAATAAAGGAGATGACACCATAGACCCGCAAAACCACAAGATAGTCAAATTGGTGTCGCGCTACTTTGCGGTATTCCCGCGCTATGTGGGCGAACGGTTTTTTATTCTGAGAAACGGCAAAACGATGATTACACCGCTTTTTGTGGTATTGATTATCATCGAGTTTACGGATTTGGTCTTTGCCATTGACTCAGTGCCGGCGGTCTTTGCCGTTACCAAAGATCCTTACATCGTCTTCTTTTCCAATATCTTCGCCATCTTGGGGCTGCGCTCGATGTTCTTCTTCTTGTCGAATATTATGCACATCTTCCACTATCTGAAGACGGGTCTTTCGTTCTTGTTGATGTTTATCGGCTTCAAGATGATTGCCTATGATTATGTGCTCAAGCCCATAGGCTTCAAAACTTACCATTCGCTCATCATTATCTTGGGAATTTTAGCGACTAGCATCATCTTGTCTTTGGTGTTCCCCCCCAAAAAAGTGCAGTTGCCGGTAGCCTCTGTTCCTTCAGAAGAAGAAGTCCGCCCCTAA
- the mreC gene encoding rod shape-determining protein MreC, with the protein MRALLDFLQYYRSLLVFISLQLLCFVLLSSNHSSYRSWLGRVLDESSARTLYVSNNLREFFRLKHISGQLAEENARLSYQLYKQRQLLDEFKLREYASYDTTLQSEYEFIPAKVVRNSTHRSNNYLTINKGSADGIRPGMGVISPKGIVGKVEMCSEHFATISSLLHSRTWVSAAIKNTNNIGSVKWEGNSPLYAKLMHMPSHYKIQVGDTVLTSGHNAVFPPDLPIGVIHKLEVKPNETFHDVDLRLSTDFNTLTYVYVIKYLRKSEQDSLEQATVEYLDNVR; encoded by the coding sequence ATGCGCGCATTACTTGATTTTTTGCAATATTACCGAAGCTTGCTGGTGTTTATCAGCTTGCAGTTATTGTGTTTTGTGTTGCTGTCGAGCAACCACAGTTCGTACCGTAGTTGGCTAGGGCGCGTATTGGACGAAAGCTCGGCGCGCACGCTGTATGTAAGCAATAACCTTCGGGAGTTTTTTAGACTCAAACATATCAGTGGCCAACTAGCCGAAGAAAACGCCCGTTTGAGCTATCAGCTCTACAAACAAAGACAGCTCCTAGACGAGTTTAAGTTGCGCGAATATGCCTCTTATGATACTACGCTTCAGAGCGAGTATGAGTTTATTCCAGCCAAGGTCGTGCGTAATTCGACACACCGCAGTAATAACTATCTGACCATCAACAAGGGCAGCGCCGACGGCATCCGCCCGGGGATGGGGGTGATTTCGCCCAAGGGCATTGTAGGCAAGGTCGAAATGTGTTCGGAGCATTTTGCCACAATTTCCTCCTTACTCCATTCGCGTACTTGGGTATCGGCAGCTATCAAAAATACCAATAACATCGGCTCGGTGAAATGGGAGGGCAACAGTCCGCTCTATGCCAAACTGATGCATATGCCAAGCCATTACAAAATACAGGTCGGTGATACAGTATTGACCTCTGGGCACAATGCGGTATTCCCCCCTGATTTGCCCATTGGCGTAATTCACAAACTGGAAGTAAAGCCCAACGAAACCTTCCACGATGTAGACCTTCGGCTCAGCACCGACTTCAATACGCTGACCTATGTTTATGTTATCAAATACCTGCGCAAAAGTGAGCAAGACTCACTAGAGCAGGCCACAGTCGAATATTTAGACAATGTACGCTAA
- a CDS encoding DMT family transporter: protein MPEKRDHLLLHLIVLIWGFTAVIGRLTSIDAVALVLHRTSWAALLLGLFMYAARKSFDVPRKDLGYILGTGAIIAAHWILFFAAAKVANISVCLAGVATNSLWTSLLEPLINRRPIKWYEIGLGLLMIVGLYVIFLFEFNHIIGGIMAVASAFFGALFGVINGRFIRKHSHYAITFYEMIGAALSILLLIPFYPYISGGDSFDVVPQGWDWMLILVLAGVCTVYAYTLSVKLMKKFSVFAINLTVNLEPVYGIILAFMIFGESEKMTGGFYLGTLIILLAVLAYPYLDRMYLRRQERKRLRKQNLATAAVEMPH from the coding sequence ATGCCTGAAAAAAGAGACCACCTGCTCCTTCATCTGATAGTACTTATTTGGGGCTTTACGGCTGTCATAGGCCGTCTGACTAGCATTGATGCCGTCGCGTTGGTGTTGCATCGCACCTCTTGGGCGGCCTTGTTGTTGGGCTTGTTTATGTATGCGGCGCGCAAATCCTTTGATGTGCCGCGCAAAGACCTTGGCTATATCCTCGGAACGGGAGCCATCATTGCGGCTCACTGGATTTTGTTTTTTGCTGCCGCAAAGGTGGCCAACATTTCCGTATGCTTGGCGGGGGTAGCGACCAACTCCCTCTGGACTAGCTTGCTGGAGCCACTCATCAACCGCAGGCCTATCAAGTGGTATGAGATAGGGCTTGGCCTCCTGATGATTGTGGGGCTGTATGTCATCTTCTTGTTCGAGTTCAACCATATCATCGGCGGCATTATGGCCGTTGCTTCGGCCTTCTTTGGAGCGCTCTTTGGCGTAATCAATGGGCGCTTTATCCGCAAACACAGCCACTACGCCATTACATTTTATGAAATGATTGGCGCTGCCCTGAGTATCTTGCTACTCATCCCATTTTATCCGTATATCAGCGGTGGCGATAGCTTTGATGTCGTTCCACAGGGCTGGGATTGGATGCTGATTTTGGTGCTGGCCGGAGTATGTACGGTATATGCCTACACCCTTAGCGTCAAGTTGATGAAGAAGTTTTCGGTCTTTGCCATCAACCTCACCGTAAATCTAGAGCCTGTATATGGCATTATTCTCGCCTTTATGATCTTTGGAGAATCTGAGAAGATGACCGGAGGGTTTTATCTCGGAACACTGATTATCTTGTTGGCTGTATTGGCCTACCCCTATCTCGACCGAATGTACCTGCGCCGCCAAGAGCGCAAACGCTTGCGCAAACAGAATCTGGCTACGGCTGCCGTTGAGATGCCTCACTAG
- a CDS encoding PP2C family protein-serine/threonine phosphatase, giving the protein MHMTPKVQQNSDKFRTKFHLIELELNSILEITQAINNNMPEDALYMMYKFTLRANLNIEKLAMYVLEDTETWQCKVNFGTEANFMHIPLEYHHISQLRDMVSTDDYTFQNPAFGEFDLIIPVFHKDRVLAYVFMENKGGVIQDLEKQLDTRFVQTLSNVIIVAVENKKLVRRQLRQEAYKKEMDIAGRVQAGLFPKALPYTDDLQVEASYFPHDLVGGDYYDYLPLADGSFLFCIADVSGKGIPAALLMSNFQASLRTLARQTQDLKQIVQELNYLIYQNSGGDHFITFLLAKYDRYNRSLSYVNAGHNPGFLFAKHQEDPIALDKGTTVLGAFHPLPFLEETTIETLNDFLLVAYTDGITELRNPQGEEFGLDRLLDFMQTQRQDTLSALHQNLIQTINAFKQSCEYVDDITLLSCRVINQ; this is encoded by the coding sequence ATGCATATGACCCCAAAGGTACAGCAAAATAGTGATAAGTTTAGAACCAAGTTCCACCTCATAGAGCTGGAGCTGAACTCTATTCTCGAAATTACTCAGGCGATTAATAATAATATGCCTGAAGATGCACTGTATATGATGTATAAGTTTACGCTACGCGCAAACCTCAACATCGAAAAGTTGGCGATGTATGTGTTGGAAGACACTGAAACTTGGCAGTGTAAGGTCAATTTCGGAACAGAGGCCAACTTTATGCATATCCCGCTAGAATATCACCATATCAGCCAGCTGCGCGATATGGTCAGCACGGACGACTATACCTTCCAAAACCCTGCTTTTGGAGAATTTGACTTGATTATCCCTGTTTTCCACAAAGACCGGGTCTTGGCCTATGTATTTATGGAGAATAAGGGAGGAGTGATTCAAGACCTCGAAAAACAACTCGACACGCGCTTCGTTCAAACGCTCAGTAATGTGATTATTGTGGCGGTAGAAAACAAAAAGCTTGTCCGCAGGCAGCTTCGCCAAGAGGCCTACAAAAAAGAAATGGATATTGCCGGGCGCGTACAGGCCGGGCTTTTCCCCAAGGCGCTGCCCTACACCGACGACCTACAGGTAGAGGCGAGCTATTTCCCCCACGACCTCGTAGGGGGGGATTATTATGATTACTTGCCCCTAGCCGACGGCAGCTTCTTGTTTTGTATTGCTGATGTATCGGGCAAGGGCATCCCAGCCGCCTTGCTGATGTCCAACTTCCAAGCCTCTCTGCGTACATTGGCACGCCAAACCCAAGACCTCAAGCAGATTGTACAGGAGCTAAACTATCTCATATACCAAAACTCCGGTGGCGACCATTTCATCACCTTTTTGTTGGCCAAATACGACCGCTACAACCGGAGCCTGAGCTATGTCAATGCAGGCCACAACCCGGGTTTCTTGTTTGCTAAACACCAAGAAGACCCTATAGCCCTCGACAAAGGAACGACGGTCTTGGGCGCTTTTCACCCGCTGCCGTTTTTGGAAGAAACCACTATCGAGACGCTCAACGACTTCTTGTTGGTCGCCTATACTGACGGCATCACGGAGCTGCGCAACCCCCAAGGAGAAGAGTTTGGCCTTGATAGACTGCTAGACTTTATGCAGACCCAACGCCAAGACACCCTCAGCGCCCTACACCAAAACCTCATCCAAACCATCAACGCATTCAAGCAAAGTTGTGAATATGTGGATGATATTACCCTGCTCTCTTGTAGGGTTATCAATCAATAA